The genome window AATGGTTTAGTTTTATTATATTGATTCATCTTTAATTTTTCTCCTTTCTTAGAGTGGTTGGTTTTCTATTTTCTCACTGGTTGAAGACATTGTACTAATCTAAGTTTATTATAAAAAAATATACTCGGTCAGTATAGAGGTGGTTGGTTTTTAGATTGTAATGAGGAGGAATTGGTAATGAAATTATTCAATACGTCCATCTTTGTTTCGCATCTATTTATCATAGTCCTGTGGGCTTCTGCTTTTCCAGGTATCCGTTTAGCACTTACGGGATATAGTCCAGAAAGCTTGTCTTTATTACGCTTACTTATAGGATCTTTTGGGTTAATAATTTTTGCAATTGCTACACGTATGAAATTACCACAAGTAAAGGATATACCAGTAATTATCTTTTTTGGTGGATTAGGGTTTACAGGCTACTATCTTGCATTAAATCACGGAGAAAAATTTGTAAATGCCGGTACTGCAAGTCTATTGGTTTCATTAACTCCTATTTTCACAGCGATTTTAGCTTGGGTTATTTTTCGAGAACGTATAGGTTTATGGAAGTGGGTAGGGGGAATAGTAGCATTTTCTGGAGTTGCTCTTCTTTCATTAGGTTATTTGGGAGGAGTGTCATTTCATAAAAGCGCACTTTTTATATTAATAGCTTCTTTAGTTGAAAGTCTATACTTTGTTCTACAAAAACCTTATCTAAAAAAATACGGTTTCCTACCATTTACTTGCTATACAATCTGGGGTGGAACGCTTTTAATGTTAATTTTTCTCCCAGAATTATGGAATGATTTTTTAAACGC of Bacillus clarus contains these proteins:
- a CDS encoding DMT family transporter translates to MKLFNTSIFVSHLFIIVLWASAFPGIRLALTGYSPESLSLLRLLIGSFGLIIFAIATRMKLPQVKDIPVIIFFGGLGFTGYYLALNHGEKFVNAGTASLLVSLTPIFTAILAWVIFRERIGLWKWVGGIVAFSGVALLSLGYLGGVSFHKSALFILIASLVESLYFVLQKPYLKKYGFLPFTCYTIWGGTLLMLIFLPELWNDFLNAPQEATWSAVYLGVFPTVIPYIALGYLTAKRGASEATSSLYLTPLLSFIIAWIWLGEVPNFTTILGGIIIIAGILLTILQTDEVKVQEKKESFQI